A section of the Sphaerobacter thermophilus DSM 20745 genome encodes:
- a CDS encoding cupin domain-containing protein, protein MSEAVSADRPLAVPTRQLETERVIVTEWRFAPGAHTGWHTHQYDYVVVPITTGQLRLETPNGTVTADLVTGQSYSREKGVEHDVINDNPFEFVFIEIELKP, encoded by the coding sequence ATGTCGGAAGCCGTGTCCGCTGATCGCCCGTTGGCCGTGCCGACTCGGCAGCTTGAGACCGAGCGGGTGATTGTCACCGAGTGGCGGTTCGCGCCAGGCGCGCACACCGGCTGGCATACCCACCAGTACGACTACGTCGTGGTGCCGATCACGACCGGTCAGTTGCGGCTTGAAACGCCGAACGGGACGGTGACGGCAGACCTGGTTACCGGTCAGTCGTACAGCCGGGAGAAGGGCGTTGAGCACGACGTGATAAACGACAACCCCTTCGAGTTCGTCTTCATCGAGATCGAGCTCAAGCCCTAG
- a CDS encoding M23 family metallopeptidase, which produces MKRMAGLVLFATLAVVLAALADIGPGALADAPSPASHSRDAPTPAEDVFTPVTVSTVGPDTIPVLGSDGQWHVVYELLLTNGKLAPATIQRIQVLDADDPDRVVADYAGDDVVERLRTLTPQPATDAAIEPNGGRFFYIELAFPRRDAVPEAVEHHLELLAASNPGATEPTPLNYTAARFSLRGGRLPVLGPPLRGTGWVAINGCCNPEIVHRGSIQTINGGYWDAQRFAIDWMRLDSEGRLVVGDPSDVENYVGYGSDVLAVADGIVVDVLDELPDQVPGELPDPATITTRTVDGNHVVLDIGGGYFVNYAHLKLGTIRVQPGDRVRRGQVIANLGNSGNTAAPHLHLHVTTGPEVLGSDGFPYIFRNFLLAGQAGDIAGSDDLTGNWVESRLDPPEPQRRRFPLNLNIVDFPD; this is translated from the coding sequence ATGAAACGGATGGCCGGGCTGGTCCTATTCGCCACGCTCGCGGTCGTCCTCGCAGCCCTCGCCGACATCGGTCCCGGCGCCCTGGCGGATGCACCGTCCCCAGCGTCGCACTCGCGTGACGCTCCGACCCCAGCCGAAGACGTCTTCACCCCGGTCACGGTCTCGACCGTTGGTCCGGACACGATACCCGTCCTCGGGAGCGACGGTCAGTGGCACGTCGTGTACGAGCTGCTGCTGACCAACGGCAAGCTGGCCCCGGCGACGATCCAGCGCATCCAGGTGCTGGACGCGGACGACCCGGACCGCGTCGTCGCCGACTACGCAGGCGATGACGTGGTCGAGCGCCTGCGCACCCTCACCCCACAGCCGGCCACCGACGCGGCGATCGAGCCGAACGGCGGGCGCTTCTTCTATATCGAGCTGGCCTTCCCGAGGCGCGACGCCGTGCCCGAGGCGGTCGAGCACCACCTCGAACTGCTCGCCGCCAGCAACCCCGGCGCCACCGAGCCCACCCCGCTGAACTACACCGCCGCCCGCTTCAGTCTCCGTGGGGGACGGCTGCCGGTGCTCGGGCCGCCGCTGCGTGGCACGGGCTGGGTCGCCATCAACGGCTGCTGCAATCCGGAGATCGTGCACCGCGGCTCGATCCAGACGATCAACGGCGGCTACTGGGACGCCCAGCGCTTTGCGATCGACTGGATGCGGCTCGACAGCGAGGGCCGGTTGGTTGTCGGCGACCCGTCGGACGTCGAGAACTATGTCGGCTACGGCTCCGATGTCCTGGCCGTGGCCGACGGGATCGTGGTCGACGTGCTCGATGAGCTGCCTGACCAGGTGCCGGGCGAACTGCCCGATCCGGCCACGATCACCACCCGCACCGTCGACGGCAACCACGTCGTGCTCGACATCGGCGGCGGCTACTTCGTCAACTACGCCCACCTCAAGCTCGGCACGATCCGGGTCCAGCCGGGCGACCGCGTGCGGCGGGGGCAGGTGATCGCCAATCTCGGCAACTCCGGCAATACGGCCGCCCCTCACCTGCACCTGCACGTCACGACCGGACCCGAAGTGCTCGGATCGGACGGCTTCCCTTACATCTTCCGCAACTTCCTGTTGGCCGGGCAGGCGGGGGACATCGCCGGCAGCGACGATCTGACCGGCAACTGGGTCGAGAGTCGCCTGGATCCCCCGGAACCGCAGCGCCGCCGGTTCCCGCTCAACCTCAACATCGTCGACTTCCCCGACTGA